One stretch of Cryptococcus neoformans var. neoformans B-3501A chromosome 5, whole genome shotgun sequence DNA includes these proteins:
- a CDS encoding hypothetical protein (HMMPfam hit to PALP, Pyridoxal-phosphate dependent enzyme, score: 185.7, E(): 9.1e-53): MAAVNYTIEDPNTVPWIKTPLVRSAALSKLAGCEILLKLENIQPSGSFKSRGIGNLVLQSVNSAPPDTPLHFYSSSGGNAGLACVNAASTLGYPSSVIVPLSTKPFMIDKLRTAGATEVIQTGQTWFEADKHLQEEILARDPNGIYVPPFDHSDIWQGAATMVDEIVQELTHVPDAIVCSVGGGGLMIGVCKGLERLDKEKKAKVVAVETLGAESLHKSVKAGQLITLPGITSLATSLGATTVAAKALEYALQPQVRSTVVSDKEALEACIRFLDDERILVEPACGATLAMVYSGKLKDVLKLDAKSKVVLVVCGGSNISLELIEGYKKMF, translated from the exons ATGGCTGCCGTCAACTACACAATCGAAGATCCAAACACTGTGCCATGGATCAAGACCCCCCTCGTGCGCTCAGCTGCACTTTCAAAGCTTGCCGGCTG TGAAATCTTACTCAAGCTGGAAAATATCCAGCCGAGTGGGTCGTTCAAATCTAG AGGGATAGGTAATCTGGTCCTTCAGTCTGTCAACTCAGCTCCACCAGACACTCCGCTTCACTTCTACTCTTCCTCAGGAGGCAATGCTGGTCTCGCTTGCGTTAACGCAGCATCTACTCTGGGCTATCCTTCCTCTGTTATCGTGCCTCTCAGCACCAAACCTTTTATGATTGATAAGCTTCGTACCGCTGGCGCTACAGAAGTCATCCAGACTGGCCAAACATGGTTTGAGGCAGATAAGCACCTTCAGGAAGAGATACTTGCAAGAGATCCGAACGGCATCTACGTCCCGCCCTTTGATCACTCCGACATCTGGCAAGGAGCAGCTACTATGGTCGACGAGATTGTGCAAGAATTAACACACGTCCCAGATGCGATAGTGTGCTCAgtaggaggaggaggactAATGATTGGTGTTTGTAAAGGACTGGAGAGACTGGataaggaaaagaaagcgAAAGTTGTGGCGGTCGAAACTTTAGGGGCAGAGTCACTACACAAGTCGGTAAAGGCGGGACAGTTGATCACTTTGCCGGGTATCACATCACTTGCTACTTCACTAGGTGCGACGACCGTCGCTGCCAAAGCACTAGAGTATGCTCTACAGCCTCAGGTTCGTAGTACGGTAGTATCAGATAAGGAAGCTTTAGAAGCCTGTATACGGTTTCTTGATGACGAAAGAATCTTGGTTGAGCCAGCCTGCGGCGCGACTTTGGCAATGGTGTATTCAGGAAAGCTCAAAGATGTGCTGAAACTCGACGCCAAAAGCAAAGTGGTGCTCGTGGTTTGTGGGGGATCAAATATCTCATTAGAATTGATAGAAGGCTATAAAAAGATGTTTTGA
- a CDS encoding hypothetical protein (Match to EST gb|CF190158.1|CF190158), whose translation MFIPFSRLFQTIARPFAPLPSRPLPIRIASGRIYLRTMSTETPIVPTSPSSVADPLGKGKYIQTAGCIIVGDEVLNGKTKDTNSNFFAQYCFDLGIELKRIEVIADDEDEIIEAARRMTEKYDFVVTSGGIGPTHDDITYASLAKAFNLPLVHHPETLRRMWALTTPERRAELEKATPAQREARERMALFPTQKEEGDVKTEVIFVDADKWVPVVRLAGKLCVFPGIPSLFQQLLLALTPYLPLPPASSKPFRHLIYTSKPESAIAPYLTELQARVKKEGIRIGSYPYLYQGVHVSLIGHDIERIKELGREVIQEVHGKVVAEGKLGDDSTLTTSKM comes from the exons ATGTTCATACCATTTTCACGCCTGTTCCAGACAATTGCACGACCTTTCGCTCCTCTCCCGTCTCGGCCATTACCTATTCGCATAGCCTCCGGGAGAATATATTTGAGAACAATGTCTACTGAAACGCCCATCGTCCCAACCAGTCCTAGCAGCGTTGCTGACCCCTTGGGGAAGGGTAAGTACATTCAGACAGCCGGATGTATCATCGTAGG AGATGAAGTACTAAATGGCAAAACTAAGGATACGAATAGCAA TTTCTTTGCTCAGTATTGTTTCGATCTTGGTATAGAACT GAAACGAATTGAAGTCAtcgcagatgatgaagatgagat CATTGAAGCCGCACGTCGTATGACTGAAAAATATGACTTTGTGGTCACTTCAGGAGGCATCGGGCCCACACATGACG ATATCACATATGCGTCCCTTGCTAAGGCTTTTAACTTGCCCCTCGTTCATCACCCGGAGACCCTTCGCAGGATGTGGGCATTGACAACCCCTGAGCGCCGAGCAGAACTGGAAAAGGCTACCCCAGCTCAAAGGGAAGCACGAGAAAGGATGGCCTTGTTCCCTActcaaaaagaagaaggagatgtcaAGACCGAAGTAATCTTTGTGGACGCTGATAAGTGGGTGCCAGTTGTGAGACTGGCCGGAAAA CTCTGTGTCTTCCCGGGCAtaccttctctttttcaacaacttcttcttgcgTTAACCCCTTACTTGCCTTTGCCTCCGGCTTCCTCCAAACCATTCCGACATCTCATTTACACAAG CAAACCTGAATCAGCTATTGCACCTTACCTTACGGAGCTGCAGGCCAGggtgaagaaagaaggaatcCGTATTGGTTCTT ACCCCTATCTGTATCAAGGAGTACACGTCAGCTTAATTGGCCATGATATCGAAAGAATTAAGGAATTAGGTCGGGAA GTAATCCAAGAGGTCCACGGTAAGGTGGTAGCAGAAGGGAAGCTAGGAGACGATAGTACCTTAACAACCTCGAAGATGTAG